CATGGCCTGAAGCTGGCGACGCTCAATCGCAAGCACTTCCCGGCCGTTGATGTAGTCGCGCCGTATACGAAGCGGTGAACGAAGATCTTTCGACACAAAACGGGGCGAGACCGCGGTGGTCTCGCCCCGTTCGCCTGGGTGGCGCGCAGGTGATCACTCGCGCGGCGGGTCGCCCCACTGGTAGGGGAGCTGGTTCAGCAGGTAGCGCACGACGCCGTCCACCTTCGAGGTGCGCAGGCGGTCGGTGCGTACGGTGACGACCGTGGAGGGGCCGTGGCGATGCGCCTCCAGCGTCACGGTGCCCTCGCCGCCGGTGTAGGTCACGCGGTGCGCGGTCTCCTCGGTGCGCTGCAGCTCGGCGCGCTCGGTGAAGATCTGGCTGGCCTTCGCGAAGATCTCGCGGGTGGGGAGCACGGTGCTCCGCTCGTAGTCGGACATCGCTCTTCGTTCCTCTCGTTCGGCAGGAGGGCGCGCGGCCCCCGCTTCACTTGCGTTGCAGCAGCGCGCGCAGGTCGTCGTACGCCTGCGCGCCGGTGAGCAGCTCCGCGTCCGCGCCTCCGCCCACGATCAGCGCAGGGACCGCGGCGATCCCCAGCCGCCGCGCCAGCGCCTCGTCGGCCGCCACGGCGCCGCTCAGCGAATCCACGTCGAGCACCACCTTCGTCTCCGTGGCGTCCAGCCCCAGCGCGGCGGCCAGCTCCACCAGCACGTCGATGCGGCCCACGTCGCGTCCGTCGCGGAAGTACGCGGCGAAGATCGCCTCGCGCATTTCCCATCCCACGCCCTTCTCCGCCGCGAGCTTCGCGGCCTCGTGCGCCTTGCGCGTGCGCGGCACCGCGGGCGGCATTTCCATTCCCACGCCCAGTTCCTCCGCCAGCGGGCGCGCCGCGGCCCAGTCGTCAGCGG
Above is a genomic segment from Longimicrobium sp. containing:
- a CDS encoding DsbA family oxidoreductase; this encodes MAAVPVLVFSDFTCPFCHVTEAALRRLEAEGLAAPRYAAFELYPADTALPAAPSADDWAAARPLAEELGVGMEMPPAVPRTRKAHEAAKLAAEKGVGWEMREAIFAAYFRDGRDVGRIDVLVELAAALGLDATETKVVLDVDSLSGAVAADEALARRLGIAAVPALIVGGGADAELLTGAQAYDDLRALLQRK